The DNA region ATACTTCCCATTGACCGTGAACTACCAGGAAATGTCCTATGCTTCCGGCAGGATACCCGGAGGATACTTCAAAAGAGAAATCGGTAGACCCAGTGACCGGGAAACCCTCACTTCCAGGCTTATAGACCGGCCCATCCGTCCTCTTTTTCCAGGCGAGTTCAGGCAGGAGGTACAGGTTATTGCTACGGTTCTTTCAGCTGATCCCCAGAACGATCCGGATATCCTGGCCATCAGCGGGGCCTCTGCAGCTCTGCATATCTCCAAGATCCCTTTTTCCGGCCCAATTGCAGGGGCCAGGATCGGGTATATTGATGGTGAGTTCGTTATCAATCCCAGTGAAAAGCTTCTGGAGCAGAGCGATTTAAACCTTGTTGTCGCAGCTACCAGGGATGGAGTAGTCATGGTGGAAGGTTTCACTGATTTTCTGCCGGAAAAATTGATTGCCGAAGCCATCAACTGGGGACAGAAACAAATCATGCCCATCATTGAGGCTCAGGAAAAACTGCGTGAAGTGTGTGGAAAAGAAAAGATACTGGTTGAGCCAAAGCCTGACAATGATCCTGTTCTTGAAAAAATGGTCTCTGATCTGGCTGCTGATGACCTTTCCAGGGTTCTTTTCATTCCATCCAAAATGGAACGCAAAGAAGCCAAAAGAGAAGTGATGAGCAGAGTTCAGGAATCCCTGGCCCAGAACTTGACTGAAGAACCGGAAAATCTGGTCAAAGCTCTTAAGATTCTCGAAGAGCTAGAAAAGAATATTGTCAGAGAAAAAATTCTTAGGACAAAAACCAGAATCGATGGGCGGGACCTGACAACAGTCAGGCCATTGACCATGGAAATCGGCATGCTGCCCAGGACTCATGGCTCTGCAATCTTTGCCAGAGGGGAAACCAAGTCCCTTTGTGTAACCACCCTTGGCAGCAGTTCCGATGAACAACGCATTGAAACCCTGGCTGGGGACAGCAGTAAGCGGTTCATGCTTCATTACAACTTTCCCCCTTATTGCGTTGGTGAGACTAAATTCCTGAGAGGACCTTCCAGAAGAGAAATTGGCCATGGTATGCTGGCTGAAAGGGCTTTGACCCCGGTCCTGCCTCAGGCTGAAGACTTTCCCTTTACTATCCGCATTGTTTCCGAGGTCCTGGAAAGCAATGGTTCTTCCTCCATGGCCACCGTATGCGGTGGCACATTATGCCTTATGGATGCTGGGGTACCAATTTCCGAGCCTGTTGCCGGGATAGCCATGGGGCTGATCAAAGAAGGAGAGGAATACCTGGTCCTCACAGACATCCTGGGTGATGAAGACCATCTTGGGGACATGGATTTCAAGATCGCAGGCACTTATGAAGGGGTCACTGCGGTTCAGATGGACATAAAGATCCCGGGGATACCCATGGAAGTGATGTACAAAGCCCTTGAACAGGCCAGCGCAGCTAAAAAAACCATTCTTGACTCCATGAACCAGGTCATTGACAAGCCCAGGTCCGAGCTTTCCAAATACGCTCCCAAAACAGAGGTAGTTTATGTGGATACGGACAAGATCAAGGACGTCATCGGGCCTTCAGGGAAAAACATCAAAGCCATTACCGCAGAAACTGGATCCTCCATTGACATTGAAGACTCCGGAAAAATAACCGTTTTTTCACCGACCCAGGAGATACTTGAAAAAACCAAGGAAATGATCCTGTTCTTCAATCAGAAAGCTGAGCTTGGCAAAGATTATGAGGGTGAAGTTAAAAGAATTCTTGACTTCGGTGCTGTGGTCGAAATCCTGCCCGGAGTTGACGGTCTGGTCCATATCTCTCAGCTTGACACCAAACGGGTGGAAAAAATCAGTGATGTGGTCAAAATTGGTGACACCATCAAGGTAAAGGTCATTGAGATTGGAGACCGGGGCAAGGTCCGTCTCAGCCGAATGGCGGTAATCATGGAGGAAAACGGAGAAAAATTCGACCTTGAATCAGCCGCCTTCAAGCCCGGGCCAAGGGGACGGGGTGGTGACAGCAGGAAGCCCAGGGGAGGCGGAAGAAACCGCTAAGCCTTTAGACCCATCAGGTCTTGTGCCGCTTATAAGCGGCACAAGACCGTTTAAATTGTTCCACAGGTCTGCTTGTCAGCGTGATAGCTGCTCCGGACAAAAGGACCGCAGAACATCTCAAGCCCTGCTTCCCGGCCTGCCCGTGCATAGTATGCAAATGTCTCCGGATCTACGTAGCGGTCCACAGGCCGATTCATCTTTGCAGGCCTCAAATACTGACCTATGGTCATGACCTGACCTCCGCAGGCCTGAACATCCTTGATCACTTCTAAGACTTGCTCATCCTTTTCTCCAAGACCCACCATCATTCCGGTTTTAACCCTGACCTGAGGCGCAAATTTTGCTGCCCGTTCTAAAATACCAAGGCTCAGCCTATAATCGGCATGAGGACGAACACTGGAATACAGATGCCGGACAGTTTCAATATTGTGTCCCAGCACGTCAGGACTGCTGTCCAGTACAGCATCCAAGGCCTCAGTGCTTCCCTGAAAATCCGGAATCAGGACTTCCAGGATTGAATCTGGATGATCTGCTCTAAGCCTCCTTAAAACCTTGACAAACTGTCTTGCCCCTCCATCAGCCAGATCGTCCCTGGTTACCGAGGTTATAACTATATGCTTGAGTCCCAGAACAGACACAGCCCTGGATATCCGTTCCGGTTCATCAGGACCGACAGGTTCGGGCCGTCCTTTTTCCACACTGCAGAACAGGCATCTTCTTGTGCAGCTGGGACCAAGAATCAAAAAGGTAGCCACTTTACGGCTGAAGCATTCAAAAATATTGGGGCACTTGGCACTCCTGCAGACAGTCTCCACATGCAATCTGTCAAGACTTTTCCTGACCCTGGCAAAATTGTCCGTTTCAGGCAGCTTTATCCTCAGCCAGTCAGGTTTTCCATCAACCTGTTCTTTATAGCTCATGGTTTGTCTATCCAATGCTTATTTCATAAAAATATTCTTCATGGCAGAGGCAGCATCATTTTTAACAGTGGCCATGTCCGGATGACAACTGTCAAGCTCCAGATGGACTGAAGTCGTCTTTCCCCCGCTCACCCCACAGGGGTTGATCAGCTCGAACAACTCCAGATCCCGGAAGATATTCAGGGCCAGACCATGATAGGTAGTCCATTTCTTTACGCCAATACCCGTAGATGCGATTTTGCGATCCTGAACAAAGACACCTGATCGGCCTTCTTTCCTGACAGCCTTAATTCCATAACAGGCAAGAGTAGTTATCACTGCCGACTCCAGGTTCAGGAAAAACTGTTTAAGTCCGCCGGGTTGTTTTTCAATTCTCAAAATGGGGTAGATCACCAGCTGACCAGGAAAATGACAGGTTATATCCCCTCCCCTGGATGTCTTGACCAGATCCACTCCCCTGGCCTGCAACTCCTTTTCAGTCACCAGCAGGTTGGCTGCAGTCCGGTTTCTGCCAAGGGTTATCACTGGATAATGCTCCAGCAGAAAGACCCGCTCCGCCCCCCCGTCAACTACCTCTTTAAGAGCCTCAAGCTGGATCTGGAAGGCTTCATTATAGTCCATCAGTCCAAGATCAATAAAAATCATCCAGCTGACCTGGTCCCTAATTCTGGATAATCAAAAATCATGTGCCTGGCGAAGCGACCGGCCAGATATTCTTCATCATCCGCCATATTGATACTTTCCACCCATTGACCAAGTCTTTGATTTTCCATCCTGAAATCGCCTCTCTTGGCCAAAAGGACCGCCCCCAGCAGGGAGGTGTTGCCGAGGATCTGGCATTTATGTGAGGTTCCAGAGGGAAAAAAGCCCAGAGTCTCCAGGTCGGCCGGGTCAGCATGTCTTCCCAGGTCGCCCCCGATACAGACTTTCTTAAGCATTTCCGGAGAAATGCCCGCCCTGGTACACAAAAAGGACAAACCCAGACTGAATGCGGCCTTGACCTTGAGAATCTCCTCAATATCCCTGGCCCCGAGAAAAAAATCACTGCCCAGCCATAACCTCCTGTCTCTGATCCCGGTTGACACTCTGCTGGCCAGAGGATTAACCGGGTTCTGAAAATGACCCTGGGCTGACAGAACCTTCAGCCTGAGCAGATGCGCAACTAAAGATATGTACCCGCTGCCCGACACCCGGCCCTTCCAGTCTTCAGGCAGGCCTAAACCATCTTTGGTCAGAACAAACCTGGCAGCCACACCCCTGGCATGGGGGCTGCCGAACCTGAGGCCGATACCTTCCAGAGCAGGACCCAGGGCCACGCTAGTGGCCAGTAAGCAGTCGGGCGAAAGGGCCAGAACAAGCTCACCATTGGTGCCAAGATCTGCAAACAGAAACGGATACTCGGGCCTGACGCACTGCAGAAGGTAAGTAAGCCCGGCACTGATATCAGCTCCAACAAAAGGTGAAAATAAAGCCGGGATATACGCCTGAATCGAGGTTCCGGCAAGCTTCTCCAGCTGGCCGGCCTTGTATTCCAGGGTGTAGGGGGCAGTGCTGAGTCCGGATATGTCCCGGCCTAAAAGCAAATAAATCATGGCCGGATTGCCGGTGATGCAGACATCATCTCCAAGATATCCTGCATTGTTCAGGATTGCGCCGATCTCACTTCTGATCAGCCCGGTCAAAAGGCCCATATTCTGACTGCTTTCACTGGCAAAGGATAACCTGGACATGACATCCGGACCGGCTCCCATCTGAGGATTGATTGTCTTTCCAGAAGTACCGCCACCACCAGAGTTAAATATTTTCCATTTTATGGACGTGGTGCCGATGTCAATGCCAGCTCCAGCAGCACTATCCAAAATGTCCGGGACTGGCTCTTCCTCCTGCTTCTGAGGAAAAACTTCAATATGCTGGCCTGTTCCAGGAAAATGTGAGCAGGCCAGACGCATTCCCTGGCGGATTTGCCAGGGGGAAAAGAAATCCAGATCCTTGGATGTCGGAGCTGGGGAGCTGCTTCTGAACAGAACCTGGCACTTCCCGCAGTTTCCAATGCCTGAACACAGGGCAACGCCTGAGTAATAACCATGGACAAACAGGTTCAGGGCCAGAGTCCTGCCTGGGTCGAATGTGTGGGTTTCAGATTGTGCCCCACTGCTGACATGAACCTTGACCAATTCTACCATCTGATCGAATTCAAAATATTAATGAAAAAATGCAATGACCGGCCAACCAGGGTAGGCTCATTTTAAAACTTATAACCATTATCTCTGATATGACTTTTGATATTGTCAATAAGGATATTGGCGCAGGTGAAAAGGGTTCGGCGCTTGTGCCTGATAATATAAAAATTTCTCTTGATATTCAGACCCTTGACATCAAGAGAGACCAGCTCTCCGGATTCAAGGTGCTTTTTTACAGCCAACCGCGATGTTACTCCTGCTCCGACTCCGGCCAGAACGCACCTGACCAGGGCTTCAGTGGACTGAACCATGGTTGAGGTCTTGAGTTCCTGCAGAGATATGCCGCAATCAATCATGGAATTTTCAAAGGCCTGTCTGGTTCCAGAACCCTTTTCCCGCAAAACCCAGGGGATGGTCTTCAAATCCTCAGGCCGGATCTGCCCACTAATATTAAGCTTCATTTCCGGGCTGACCACGACATCAAGCAGATCACGCATGAGCAGACCATGTTCAAGGTCAAAATGGTCGGCAAAGCCACCAACCATTCCAAAGTCCAGCTCACCTGCAAGCACATCCTGACAGACTTTGATTGAGTCCCCTACACGGAGATCAATACAGACTTCAGGATATTTTTTTCTGAAGTCAGCAATGACCGATGGCAAAAGATAGTTCGAGGGAATGGTACTCCCTCCTACAACAACCTGTCCGCAGACCTGGTTTTTGAGATCATGGATGTCGGCCTTGGTCTCCTCAAGCATCCTGAACATCCTTTGCACGCCACTGTAAAGGACCTGGCCAGCCTGAGTCGGCATCACGGTCCGTCCAATCCTGTCAAAAAGCTTCACCCCAAGCTGATCTTCGAGGCTCAGAACATGAGTGCTGATGGTTGGCTGAGAAAGAAAAAGATCTTTGCCAGCCTTGGAAAAGCTCTGTAAATCATAAACTCTGGCAAATGCCTGCAGCTTTCTGAAATCCATTGGTCATTCCTTGTATTTGAGTCAAAGCTATGCCTACCATAGCTAAAATCAATAGATAAGTGCAAAAAAAGGGAGAGGACTAGCCTCTCCCGGATTTATTTATTTTTTTTCCTGATCCTGGTCTTTTTCAGACTCTGCAGGAATATCTGCCGGTTCATCCTGGGGGTCGGCAGCAGGTATATCCTGTTCAGAAGTCTCAGCTGAAACAGTATCTTCAGGGTCAGGCTGTTTTTCTCCTGCATCTGCTTCTACACCAGCTTCTGGCTGTGGCTCAACAGTCTCAGACTGAACTGGTGCATCCTGCTCTTCTACGGACTTATCTGCTGCAGGCAAAATGGCCTTATCAGGCTTTGGGTCTGAAGAAAGTGCTTGTTCAGCCCCAAGGTAGGTAAACTCAATCAGGGCCATAGCCGCGTTGTCACCTACTCTGGGCGTGGCAAACTTAACGATCCTGGTATATCCGCCACCTGCTCCGTTGAATTTAGGGCCGATTTCATTAAAAAGCCTCTGCACAAGGCCGTGATTTCCAAGGACCTTATATGCCTGACGCCTGGCGCTGAGGTCATTTCGAACCGCCAAGGTGACAAGCCGGTCAACTATCTTGGAAAGTTCCTTGGCCTTGGGGGTGGTAGTCTTTATTCTTTCATGCACTATCAGGGACTTGGCCATATTCCTAAACATGGCTTTCCTGTGCTCCCAGGTACGTCCGAGTTTCTTGCCGGATTTTCTATGTCTCATCGTCCTCTTTCCTCTTTTGCCATTCTTGATATTTTTGCTCGAAATTATCTATGGGGGTGTCAAAGCCAAACCCCATATTTTCAATAACCCGTCTGATGTCTTCCAGCGACTTGCGTCCAAAGTTTTTGGTCCTTAAAAGGTCGTTTTCCGACTTTTGAACGAGTTCGCCAACCAGACGGATTCCAGCGTTACGCAGGCAATTACTGGCCCGCACAGGAAGTTCTAGTTCTTCAATGGTCTTAAACAGATTGGGATCGAGTTCTTCCTCATTCTTGGAACTGGTCACACACACATCAGTCTCGTTTTCATCGAAATTAATGAATACGGACAGCTGATCCTTCAAGATTTTCGCACTGTAGGCCAGGGCATCATCAGGCTGTAAAGATCCGTCCGTCCAAATTTCAAGAATCAGCTTGTCATAGTTGGTCATCTGTCCGACTCTGGCCTGTTCAACAGTATATGCAACTTTTTTAATAGGCGAAAAAGAAGAATCCAGGTTGATCAGTCCGATCTCATCACTGACCGGCTCATGCATCTCAGCCGGGACATAGCCTTTGCCCATGCGCACTTCAATATCAATGACCAGATCAAAATCCTCGGTCATAGTTGCTATATGCTGGTCAGGATTCAGTATTACAACATTCTGATTTGCTTTGATGGCTGCGGCAGTCACCTCACCCTTGCTATTGGCAATGAGTTGAATCCGCTGAGGCTCATCCGTGGTCATGGCAAACCTGACCTGCTTGAGGTTAAGTACTATATCTGTAATATCCTCAACTACGCCCTGAATAGTCGTGAACTCATGCTGCGCATTCTGTATCTTGATGGCTACAATGGCTGCACCCTGCAGAGATGAAAGCAGGACCCGCCGGAGAGCATTTCCGAGAGTCGTGCCGAAACCCCTTTCAAGGGGTTCACAAACAAACTTACCATAATCACCCTGTGATTTGGCATCCCTGACCAGCTGCTCGGGCTTAACCAGATTTGACCAGTTTCGCGTATTGATAAGTTTGTCACTTGCTTGAATTATCATTTCAGCACCTTTGATCTATAAAAAATCTTTGCTGGGCCGGATCAAAATCCGGCCCGAGAAGGATTACTTGGAGTAAAGCTCAACTATGAGCTGCTCATTGATGGGGAAGGTGATATCGTCGCGTACAGGCAGGGCCTTAATGGAGCCCTTAAATTCACTGCCATCCACTTCAACCCAGCCTGGCGCACCCCTGCGGGCAAGGACATCCTGAGCATCCTGGATAACGGGAATCTTCCTGCTTTTTTCAGCTACGGTCACAGTATCACCGATCTTGAGAATAAAAGACGGAATGTTCACCCGACGACCATTGACCAGGATATGTCCGTGTCTTACCAGCTGTCTGGCCTGTGTCCTGGAATGGGCAAAACCAACCCTGTAGACTACATTATCAAGTCTTCTCTCAAGAATGGTCAAAAGGTTTTCACCTGTAGCGCCTTTTCTGGAGTCAGCCAGTTCAAAATATTTCCGAAACTGCCCTTCCAGTAAACCATACATCTTGCGGACCTTCTGCTTCTCTCTGAGCTGCAGGGCGTAGTCACTGGACTTTTTTCGAGCCCGACCATGCTCTCCCGGAGGATAAGCTCTTCGATCATAAGCACACTTATCAGTATAACAGCGATCGCCCTTGAGAAAAAGCTTTGTTCCCTCTCTGCGGCAGATTCTGCACTTGGATTCAGTATATCTGGCCAATTTTCATACCTCCTGATTAAACTCTGCGCCGTTTGGGGGGGCGGCACCCATTGTGGGGTATCGGTGTTATGTCCCGGATAAAGGAAACCTTAAACCCGGCAATATTGATCGCTCTCATGGCAGATTCACGGCCTGATCCTGGGCCCTTAACAAGTATTCCTACTGTCTTCATTCCATTGTCCTGGGCAAGCTTGGCTGCTGTTTCAGCAGCTTTCTGAGCGGCAAAGGGAGTGCCCTTTCTGGATCCTTTAAATCCTGACATGCCAGAGCTGGCCCAGCTGACCACATTACCACTCATGTCGGTAAAAGTGATCATGGTATTATTGAAGGTAGCATTGATATGCACAATCCCGGTAGGGATATTCTTTTTCTCTTTTTTCTTCTTGGTCTTTTTAGGCTTAGCCATCTACGCTCTCCAGTACTTACTTCTTTTTCTTAATGGTGGTTCTTCGGGGACCTTTTCTGGTGCGGGCATTGGTATGAGTCCTCTGACCGCGAGCAGGCAGAGACCTCCTGTGTCTCAGTCCACGATAGCAGCCAATATCCATCAGTCTTTTGATGTTGGCGGTCACTTCGCGGCGAAGATCACCTTCAACTTTATACTTGCTCTCCAGTTCATTACGAATGACGTTCACCTCTTCAGGTGACAGATCATCTGTACTTTTGGTCCAGTCAATACCGGTTGAGTCCAGGATCTTAAGCGATGTGGTTCTGCCGATACCATAGATATAAGTTAGAGCTATACCTATCTTCTTTCTCTTGGGCAAATCAACTCCAGCTATACGTGCCATTTTTTCCTCACTAACCTATCCTTGCCTTTGTTTATGACGCGGGTTTTCACAGATTATTCTTAACACACCCCTGCGCCTGATTATTTTGCACTTGGCGCACATCTTTTTAACTGATGGTCTTACCTTCATGATATCTATTCCCCCGAAAACCTAGTTAGACGTACTTAAAACTTCCGGCCCGTCCTTGGTAACAGCGACAGTATGCTCAAAATGAGCCGACAGGCTGTTGTCCTTGGTTTTGGCCGTCCATCTGTCCGGCATGATAACCACCTGGTCGCTTCCAAGAGACAGCATGGGCTCAATGGCCAGAACCATTCCTTTTTTCAACTTAATTCTGGATGCACCCTTGGGAACAAAATTGGGCAGCTCTGGTTTTTCATGCAGGCTGGCACCGATTCCATGACCGACAAATCTCTTGATTATTGAACAGTTGTTGGCCTTGGCGTGCTTTTCAATGGCAAAGGAAATATCGTACAGGTCATTGCCTGGGTGAGCCTCTTCAATCCCTTTGTACAGAGCTTCTCTTGTCACATCCATAAGCCTCTGGGCTTCTTCTGACACATCCCCGACTGAAAAGGTCCGGGCTGAGTCACCAAAAAAACCCTTATGCTGAACCCCCATGTCTATACTCAGAATATCTCCATTCTCGAGTCGACTGGTGGTCGGAAAACCGTGCACAATCACTTCGTTCAATGAACAACACAGGGTATAAGGAAATCCTTGATAACCTTTAAAAGCTGGCTTGACCTTGTATTCAAGGCACATTTCATTGGCCAGCTCTTCAAGTTCCATTGTGCTGATTCCAGGTCTGATTTTTTGTTCAATCCGGTCAAGAATCTGAGACACAATAGTGTTGGCCTCTCTGAGCAGGCCGATTTCATAATCGTTCTTAATGAATATTCCGCGTATCTTCTTCAAAAACTAACGTCTTCCCTTGATTCTGGTCTTGGTTAAAAGTCCTTCATAATGTCTTGAAATCAAGTGAGATTGAAACTGAGCCATGGTATCCATGGCAACAGCAACGACAATCAGCAAGGCAGTGCCTCCATAGTAGAAAGGTACGTTAAACTCCTTGATCATAAATACCGGCAGCACACACACCAAAGACATGTATATAGCACCTGAAAAGGTCAGTCTGGACAGGACCTTATCAATATATTCCTTGGTCTTGAGGCCTGGCCTGATACCGGGTATGAATCCACCCTGTTTCTTCAAATTCTCGGCTATGTCTTTGGGATCAAATATTATGGCCGTATAAAAAAAGCAGAAAAAGACTATCAGGGCCACAAAAAACAGATTGTACACCAGTGAGTCAGGCATCAAGTTGTTTGAGATCACATTAAGCCAGTCTGCCTGAGAAAAGCTGGCAATCGTTGCAGGAAACATCAGTATTGATGAGGCAAAGATAGCCGGAATAACTCCAGCAGTGTTCAGCTTAAGGGGCAGATGACTGGTCTGTCCACCGTACATCTTGCGTCCCATCATCCGCTTGGCATAGTGAATAGGCAGCCTACGCTGAGCCCTTTCAACATAAACTATGGCCAAAAGAACTCCAACAATGATGGCCAGGATAAAAAGGGCCACAAACAGAGTCACCTCTCCGGCAGACAGCAGCTGAAAAGAGTTGGACAAAGCACCTGGCAGACCAGCAACAATCCCTGCAAAAATTATCAGAGAGATACCATTGCCTAGTCCCCTGGCTGTTATGCGCTCTCCAAGCCACATAATAAAGATGGTGCCCGATGTCAGGGTCAGGATGGTTGTCAGCCTGAATCCCCAGCCCGGATCAACAACAATGGAGGCTCCTGTGGGACTGGTCATGTTCTCAAGACCAATGGAAATCCCGACTCCCTGGACAAGGGTGATCATTACTGTACCATACCTGGTCCACTGGGTAATTTTTTTCCTGCCTGCCTCACCTTCCTCCTTTTTCCACTTGGACAGGGTCGGACTGACCACTGTCAGGAGCTGCATAATAATGGATGCAGAAATGTAAGGCATAATGCCCAGGGCAAAAATCGAAAAATTCTTCAGGCCGCCGCCGGCAAACATGTCAAAGAGCCCGAACAGGGTATTCTGAGCGCTTCCAAAAAAATCAGAAAGGGCTTCTCCGTCCACTCCGGGCAAAGGAATATGTACTCCGATCCTGTACACACCCAGCAATAAAAGGGTAAAAAGGACCTTATTCCTCAACTCCTTAAGTCCGGATTCTCCTGGTTGCTTGCCTTGTTTCACCACTTGAACTTATCCTTCCAGAGCTACTGCGGTTCCGCCTGCATCGGCAATTTTTTGAGCAGCTGTTTTACTGAACCTGTGCGCAGTAACTTTAACGGAAAAATTGACTTCACCCTGTCCAAGGATCTTTACAGCCTGATTCTTCTGGCACAGACCACTGGCATAGATATCTTCCAGGGACACCTCAGAGGCACCGTCAAATTTTTCAGCTATCCTTTCCAGGTTCACCACTGCATACTCGACTCGAAAAGGATTCTTAAATCCTCTCTTGGGCAGCCTTCGCTGCAAGGGCATCTGCCCGCCCTCAAACCCGGCAGGGATGCTGGCACCGGCCCGGGATCTCTGTCCCTTATGGCCTTTGCCGCTGGTTTTACCAAGGCCGCTGGCTTCACCACGTCCAAGTCTTTTCCTGGGCTTGGTTTCTTCATGGAATGGGTGCAGTTCGTGCAAATTCATTACTTGATTACCTCTACAAATTTTTCAACCTTGGTTATCATTCCAGCCACACAGGGGTTCTCAGCAACGTCAATTACCTGATTGGTCTTCCTGAACCCCAAAGCCTTCAAGGTCCTTTTCTGATCAGGCTTCAGCCCTATGCTGCTCTTTTTCAACTTTATTTTCATTTCAGGACTCCCAATGGTGTTAAACTATCTGGCTGCAGCGTACTCTACGCTTTTGCCCCGAAGTTCAGAGACTGTTTCAGGATCAGTAAGAGTCTTAAGCCCCTCAATGGTGGCCTTAACAACATTGTGCGGATTATTGGTACCAATGGCTTTGGTAAGGATATTTTTAACCCCGACCGCTTCCATTGCAGCCCTTACTGGACCACCTGCTATTATGCCGGTACCCGTGCTGGCAGGCTTGAGAAGAACTCTGGCTGCTCCATAAGCTCCTGTAACCTGAAAAGGAATAGTCGAACCCGCTATGGTGACATTAACCATGTTTTTTTTGGCTTTGTCAGTGGCCTTGCGGATGGCATCCGGAACCTGATTGGCCTTGCCAAGGCCGTAGCCAACGCTGCCTTTACCATCGCCGACAACGACCAGAGCGCTGAACCTGAACCGTCTGCCGCCCTTAACAACCTTGGCCACCCGGTTTAGATGCACAATCTTTTCAATGAGTTCCAAATCATTCTGCTGCATGAATTACCTCTTAGAATTTTAATCCCATTTCCCTGGCACCTTCTGCCAGTGCCTTGATCCGGCCATGGTAAAAGTATCCGTTTCGATCAAAGACAACAGTTTCGATATTTTGACTTTTTGCCTTTTCACCGATCATTTTGCCGACTGTCTTGGCAGTTTCAAGGTTAAGCCGTGATCCACCGTCAATGTTGAGTGATGAAAAGGAAGCCAGGGTTACTGCCTTTTCGTCGTTAACAATTTGGGCATAAATGTGCTTGTTGGACCTGAAGACAACAAGCCTGGGTCTGGACTCAGTACCGTTGATTTTCTTCCGGATCCGGTACTTTCTTTTTAGTCTGGACTGTCTTTTACTGATTTTCATGGCATTACCTGCTATTTACCACCGGATTTACCGGCTTTGCGTCTGATTTGTTCGTTTTCATACTTGATTCCTTTGCCCTTGTAAGGCTCAGGAGGACGAATCCTGCGTATGACCGCAGCCAGTTCACCGACTTCCTGCTTGTCTATGCCGCTTAAAGTTATCTTGTTCTTGTCAACTTTGGCATTAACGCTCTTGGGCAGATCAATCTTCACCGGATGAGAAAATCCAACGTTCAAGACAATTGTCTTTCCCTGAAGATCAACTTTGTAGCCGACTCCAACAACCTCCAAAGTCTTTTCAAAGCCTTTGGAAACACCTACTACTGCATTATTGACCAAGGACCTGCGAAGTCCCCAC from Desulfonatronovibrio hydrogenovorans DSM 9292 includes:
- the rplF gene encoding 50S ribosomal protein L6, coding for MSRIGKEPISIPAGVEVKTETSQVRIKGPKGELMVDLHPKIKLAVEGNIIQLDKLDNTRIAREQWGLRRSLVNNAVVGVSKGFEKTLEVVGVGYKVDLQGKTIVLNVGFSHPVKIDLPKSVNAKVDKNKITLSGIDKQEVGELAAVIRRIRPPEPYKGKGIKYENEQIRRKAGKSGGK